Proteins from one Acidobacteriota bacterium genomic window:
- the trmFO gene encoding methylenetetrahydrofolate--tRNA-(uracil(54)-C(5))-methyltransferase (FADH(2)-oxidizing) TrmFO gives MAYVRIVGGGLAGCEAAWQIARRGVPVTLYEMRPSRPTDVHRTANLAELVCSNSFRADKLDNAVGLLKEEMRRLDSLVMRVADVVRVPAGAALAVDRDRFAIEMTREIQQHPLITVRREEVDRIPASGDDDGPVVIATGPLTSDSLSNDIREFVGQSHLYFFDAISPIVSAESIDMSRVFRASRWGRSLGPKDDADGPTCGDDGSEGDYLNCPMTANQYGAFYDALTHAESATVHDFDREHFFEGCLPIEVLAHRGPDTLRFGPMKPVGLPDPRTGRLPYAVVQLRQDNLAGDHYSFVGFQTQLKWSEQTRVLRLIPGLERAEFVRLGMVHRNTYINGPAVLAETWQTRARRDLLFAGQISGVEGYVESAASGLVAGISAASLAQGRQPTAPPRTTAMGALAYYVSHATSAGYQPSNITFGIMEPLQKPPRNKLARKLAISERALADLAAWVGGR, from the coding sequence ATGGCATACGTTCGAATTGTTGGCGGCGGGCTTGCCGGGTGCGAGGCCGCGTGGCAGATCGCCCGGCGAGGCGTGCCTGTCACGCTCTACGAGATGCGGCCCTCCCGGCCGACCGACGTCCACCGGACCGCCAACCTTGCCGAACTGGTCTGCAGCAACTCATTCCGCGCCGACAAACTCGACAACGCCGTTGGTCTCCTGAAGGAGGAGATGCGTCGCCTCGATTCGCTGGTGATGCGCGTGGCGGATGTCGTGCGTGTGCCCGCCGGCGCGGCGTTGGCGGTCGATCGTGATCGGTTCGCGATCGAGATGACCCGGGAGATTCAACAGCATCCGCTCATCACCGTGCGCCGCGAGGAAGTCGACCGCATCCCGGCATCGGGCGACGATGACGGTCCGGTCGTCATCGCGACCGGTCCACTGACCTCCGACTCCCTGTCGAACGACATCCGCGAGTTCGTGGGGCAGAGCCATCTCTATTTCTTTGACGCGATCAGCCCCATTGTCTCTGCCGAGAGCATCGACATGAGCAGGGTCTTCAGGGCGTCGCGGTGGGGAAGAAGCCTCGGTCCGAAAGACGATGCCGACGGTCCCACCTGCGGTGATGACGGCAGCGAGGGCGACTATCTCAACTGTCCGATGACCGCCAACCAGTACGGCGCGTTCTACGACGCACTGACGCATGCCGAATCGGCGACGGTTCATGACTTCGACCGCGAGCACTTTTTCGAGGGGTGCCTGCCGATCGAGGTGCTGGCGCACAGGGGACCCGACACGCTGCGCTTTGGACCGATGAAGCCAGTGGGCTTGCCCGATCCGCGCACGGGGCGGCTTCCGTATGCCGTCGTGCAACTGCGCCAGGACAACCTCGCCGGCGACCACTACAGCTTCGTCGGGTTCCAGACGCAGCTCAAGTGGAGCGAACAGACGCGGGTGTTGCGGCTGATTCCGGGCCTCGAGCGGGCCGAATTCGTGAGGCTCGGCATGGTGCACCGCAACACGTACATCAACGGCCCTGCGGTGCTCGCGGAGACCTGGCAGACCCGCGCGCGTCGCGACCTTTTGTTTGCTGGCCAGATCTCCGGCGTCGAGGGCTATGTCGAATCGGCGGCGTCGGGGCTCGTCGCCGGGATCAGCGCCGCATCGCTCGCGCAGGGGCGGCAGCCGACCGCACCGCCACGGACGACGGCGATGGGCGCGCTGGCGTACTATGTGTCTCACGCGACGTCGGCGGGATACCAGCCGAGCAACATCACGTTTGGCATCATGGAGCCGCTGCAGAAGCCGCCGCGAAACAAACTGGCGCGCAAGCTGGCGATCTCGGAGCGGGCGCTGGCGGATCTGGCGGCATGGGTCGGGGGTCGATGA
- the topA gene encoding type I DNA topoisomerase, with protein MAKPLVIVESPAKAKTLARFLGNKFRIEASYGHVRDLPERASEVPAEIREKSWGRMGVDTDGDFTPYYVVPAGKKKHVAALKAALKDASELVLATDPDREGESISWHLKEILKPKVPVRRIAFHEITEEAIREALESNHGLDENLVRAQESRRILDRLYGYTLSPVLWKKVQTGLSAGRVQSVAVRLLVEREEARRAFRSSTYWDLEARLASGGREFVATLVRVGDERVATGKDFDPVTGLLASKRVRHLDEAGARRLAQALTTNLPWQVTSVEARPGVERPAPPFTTSTLTQEASRKLGFSTERTMQIAQRLFQGIEIGGGEIEGLITYHRTDSTTLSEKAIKEAARVIREMFGDEYYTGPRRYQTRVKNAQEAHEAIRPTDFRQAPQQLAGVLDADELRVYELVWKRTMASQMPDARVLKTLVEITGRGPDGEPCAMTASGKAIEFAGFRRAYVEGSDDPEAELADQESILPTMKQGDRIARAGAADGAGVALASLDPKGHETQPPARYTEAALIKELEQAGIGRPSTYAPTIATLDRRAYMFRQGKALVPSFSAFAVIHLLRRHFGDYVDVGFTAEMEEDLDQISNGERDWLSFIKAFYRDGEGGHPGLEPMVRREESKIDYPTLEVGQDTDTQETVRVRIGRYGPFLQRGEGGAGNTATLPKSLPPADLTIEKALALLKVKAEGPRELGPDPVSGLSVSVQHGRFGHYVQLGETPPRVKGKKPEMPKRASIPAGISHAEITLAEALQLLSLPRDVGAHPGDGEIIVASRGRFGPYVKHGDQFRSLEDGDDVFTITLERALALLAAPKVSRRRTMTKAVIRSLGNRPDGGAEIKLMDGRYGPYVTDGTVNASLPKSADPAALSIADAVELLNARATAGPGKRGRTPAAGRQKPAGRRKK; from the coding sequence ATGGCGAAGCCACTGGTGATCGTCGAGTCGCCGGCCAAAGCGAAGACGCTGGCGCGGTTTCTGGGAAACAAGTTCCGTATTGAAGCCAGTTACGGGCATGTCCGGGATCTGCCGGAGCGGGCATCGGAAGTGCCGGCCGAGATTCGCGAGAAGTCCTGGGGCCGGATGGGTGTCGACACGGATGGCGACTTCACGCCCTACTACGTCGTCCCCGCCGGCAAGAAGAAACACGTGGCGGCGCTCAAGGCGGCGTTGAAAGACGCATCGGAGCTCGTGCTGGCGACCGACCCCGACCGCGAGGGCGAGTCCATCAGCTGGCATCTGAAGGAGATCCTCAAGCCCAAGGTCCCGGTTCGCCGCATCGCGTTCCACGAGATCACCGAAGAAGCGATTCGGGAGGCGCTCGAGTCGAACCACGGTCTGGACGAGAACCTCGTGAGGGCACAGGAGAGCCGGCGGATTCTCGATCGTTTATACGGGTACACGCTGTCGCCGGTGTTGTGGAAGAAGGTGCAGACCGGCTTGAGCGCGGGCCGCGTGCAGAGCGTGGCCGTCCGGCTGCTCGTGGAGCGCGAAGAGGCCCGGCGGGCGTTCCGTTCCAGCACTTATTGGGATCTCGAAGCCCGCCTGGCATCTGGCGGACGGGAATTCGTCGCGACGCTGGTTCGCGTGGGCGACGAGCGGGTGGCGACCGGGAAGGATTTCGACCCGGTCACCGGGCTGCTGGCCAGCAAACGCGTGCGGCATCTGGACGAGGCCGGCGCCCGCCGCCTTGCCCAAGCGCTCACCACCAATCTGCCATGGCAGGTGACGTCGGTCGAAGCCAGGCCCGGCGTCGAACGGCCGGCACCGCCGTTTACGACCTCCACGCTGACCCAGGAGGCGAGCCGCAAACTCGGGTTCTCGACCGAGCGCACCATGCAGATCGCGCAACGGCTGTTCCAGGGCATCGAGATCGGCGGGGGCGAAATCGAAGGCCTCATCACGTATCACCGCACCGATTCCACGACGCTCAGCGAGAAGGCGATCAAGGAGGCTGCTCGGGTCATCCGCGAGATGTTCGGCGACGAGTACTACACCGGTCCGCGGCGCTACCAGACGCGCGTGAAGAACGCCCAGGAAGCGCACGAAGCGATTCGGCCCACCGACTTCCGCCAGGCGCCGCAGCAGTTGGCGGGCGTGCTCGATGCCGACGAACTCCGGGTGTACGAACTTGTCTGGAAGCGCACGATGGCCTCGCAGATGCCGGACGCGCGCGTGTTGAAAACGCTCGTCGAGATCACAGGGCGTGGCCCCGACGGAGAACCGTGTGCGATGACCGCCAGCGGCAAGGCCATCGAGTTTGCCGGGTTCCGGCGCGCCTACGTCGAAGGCAGCGACGACCCCGAGGCCGAGCTGGCCGATCAGGAGTCGATTCTGCCGACGATGAAGCAGGGCGATCGGATCGCGCGCGCTGGGGCGGCCGACGGCGCGGGTGTGGCGCTGGCCAGCCTCGATCCGAAGGGCCACGAGACCCAGCCGCCCGCCAGGTATACGGAGGCGGCGCTCATCAAGGAACTCGAGCAGGCCGGCATCGGCCGCCCTTCGACGTATGCGCCGACCATCGCGACGCTCGACCGCCGGGCCTACATGTTCCGCCAGGGCAAGGCCCTGGTGCCGAGCTTTTCCGCATTCGCGGTGATCCACCTGCTCCGCCGTCACTTCGGCGATTACGTCGATGTGGGTTTCACCGCGGAGATGGAAGAGGATCTCGACCAGATCTCCAACGGCGAGCGCGACTGGCTGTCATTCATCAAGGCGTTCTATCGGGACGGCGAAGGCGGCCATCCCGGACTCGAGCCGATGGTGAGACGTGAGGAATCGAAGATCGACTACCCGACCCTCGAGGTCGGGCAGGACACGGACACCCAGGAGACCGTGCGCGTTCGCATCGGACGGTACGGACCGTTCCTTCAGCGTGGCGAAGGCGGAGCCGGCAATACGGCCACGCTGCCCAAGTCGCTGCCGCCAGCCGATCTGACCATTGAGAAGGCGCTGGCGCTGCTCAAGGTCAAGGCCGAGGGGCCGCGCGAGCTGGGCCCGGATCCGGTCTCAGGGCTTTCGGTGTCCGTGCAACACGGGCGCTTCGGGCATTACGTCCAGTTGGGCGAGACGCCGCCGCGCGTCAAGGGCAAGAAGCCCGAGATGCCGAAACGGGCGTCGATTCCTGCCGGCATCAGTCACGCCGAGATCACGCTGGCCGAGGCGTTGCAACTGCTGAGCCTGCCGCGCGATGTTGGCGCCCATCCGGGTGATGGCGAGATCATCGTCGCGAGTCGCGGGCGATTCGGCCCGTACGTGAAACACGGCGACCAGTTCCGCTCGCTCGAGGATGGCGACGATGTGTTCACCATCACCCTGGAGCGAGCCCTGGCGTTGCTCGCTGCGCCGAAGGTGTCGCGTCGTCGGACGATGACGAAGGCCGTGATCCGGTCGCTCGGAAATCGTCCCGATGGCGGAGCCGAGATCAAGCTGATGGACGGCCGCTACGGCCCGTATGTCACCGACGGCACGGTGAACGCTTCGTTGCCGAAGAGTGCCGATCCGGCTGCTCTCTCGATCGCCGACGCCGTCGAGTTGCTGAACGCCCGCGCGACGGCAGGGCCGGGAAAGCGAGGTCGGACACCGGCTGCAGGACGTCAGAAGCCGGCAGGACGACGGAAGAAATAA
- the dprA gene encoding DNA-processing protein DprA produces MASLREIVALSLLWTETPRVPAGTSAACDLEQALEMAGIGPLGGACERLLERADLALAESAARGLQPVIRGGEGYPASLAAIPDAPPVLWTRGVLGRVELAVAIVGSRTATPHALDVGFQLGEGLARAGLVVVSGMARGVDSAAHRGALHARGRTIAVLGCGADIVYPAEHAQLAARISQSGALVSELPPGAPPLGWHFPRRNRIISGLSLGVVVVEAAADSGSLITARCALDQNRPVMAVPGGVLSGRNRGAHALIKDGARVVEGVSDVLEELRLEILTADDPVARLSHPANDPLLRVMIEGEAYLLEALCAETGLDPARALGRLAELELAGWIRRAGGGRFVKPGSNVLR; encoded by the coding sequence ATGGCGAGCCTCAGGGAGATCGTCGCGCTGTCGTTGCTATGGACGGAGACCCCCCGTGTGCCCGCCGGGACGTCGGCTGCCTGCGACCTTGAACAGGCGCTTGAGATGGCTGGTATCGGCCCTCTGGGAGGAGCGTGCGAGCGGCTCCTCGAGCGGGCCGATCTGGCGCTGGCCGAGAGCGCGGCGCGCGGGCTACAGCCCGTGATCCGTGGCGGGGAGGGCTATCCGGCCAGTCTCGCGGCGATTCCCGATGCACCACCGGTGCTCTGGACCCGTGGAGTCCTCGGGCGCGTCGAACTGGCCGTCGCCATCGTCGGTTCGCGAACCGCCACACCGCATGCGCTCGACGTCGGGTTCCAGCTCGGGGAGGGGCTGGCGCGCGCCGGTCTGGTGGTGGTCAGCGGCATGGCTCGGGGCGTGGATTCAGCGGCCCACCGCGGAGCGCTCCACGCTCGGGGCCGGACCATCGCCGTGCTGGGCTGCGGCGCCGACATTGTCTATCCAGCCGAACATGCCCAATTGGCCGCGCGCATCAGTCAGTCGGGCGCCCTGGTGAGCGAACTACCGCCAGGAGCGCCACCGCTGGGGTGGCATTTCCCGCGGCGCAACCGGATCATCAGCGGACTGAGCCTGGGCGTTGTCGTGGTCGAGGCCGCCGCCGACAGCGGATCGCTCATCACCGCCAGGTGCGCGCTCGACCAGAATCGCCCGGTGATGGCCGTGCCGGGCGGCGTGTTGAGCGGCCGCAACAGGGGCGCGCACGCCCTGATCAAGGACGGCGCCCGCGTGGTGGAAGGGGTGAGCGACGTCCTGGAGGAACTGCGTCTCGAAATCCTGACGGCCGACGACCCGGTTGCGCGGCTCTCCCACCCGGCCAACGACCCATTGCTGCGCGTCATGATCGAAGGAGAAGCGTACCTGCTCGAGGCGCTTTGCGCCGAAACAGGCCTGGATCCTGCCAGGGCTCTCGGCCGGTTGGCCGAGCTCGAACTGGCCGGCTGGATCCGCCGGGCAGGCGGGGGCCGATTCGTGAAGCCCGGCTCGAACGTGCTAAGGTAG
- a CDS encoding tetratricopeptide repeat protein gives MAVSATIASAADRKEARSQVEFGIKVAEQGLWKEAIYRWERAVELDPTYAAAFNNLAVAYETAGLFDKAKKAYERALELDPKNVYIKQNFDLFKEINDRANRQPSR, from the coding sequence GTGGCAGTTTCTGCAACCATCGCGTCGGCCGCCGACCGTAAGGAGGCCAGGTCCCAGGTCGAGTTCGGCATCAAAGTCGCCGAGCAGGGCCTGTGGAAAGAAGCCATCTACCGGTGGGAACGCGCCGTCGAGCTCGACCCGACCTATGCCGCGGCGTTCAACAACCTCGCCGTGGCGTATGAGACGGCCGGCCTCTTTGACAAAGCCAAGAAAGCGTACGAGCGCGCGCTCGAACTCGATCCGAAGAACGTCTACATCAAGCAGAACTTCGACTTGTTCAAGGAAATCAACGATCGTGCGAATCGCCAACCGTCTCGCTAG